A single Xylanimonas cellulosilytica DSM 15894 DNA region contains:
- a CDS encoding single-stranded DNA-binding protein, translating into MSDVSVTVVGHVGQDPHLFASQSGTRWTSIRVASTRRVRDPRSGEWGDGPTMWFTVRAFGDRALNLVESVRKGTPVVVTGRLAVEEYEVRKQEKGPDGEAVEVRQPRWAQVIENASVGVDLSRGVARFTRTVHTDVVPGGAPAAAGGPGAPGGPGAHGGAGAERGPSWEVPGESAAPDGAELEDEEQVESDARETVGV; encoded by the coding sequence ATGAGCGACGTCAGTGTGACGGTGGTCGGCCACGTGGGGCAGGACCCCCACCTGTTCGCGTCCCAGAGCGGCACCCGGTGGACCTCGATCCGTGTCGCGTCCACGCGGCGGGTGCGTGACCCGCGGTCGGGCGAGTGGGGTGACGGTCCGACGATGTGGTTCACGGTGCGCGCGTTCGGGGACCGCGCGCTCAACCTCGTGGAGTCGGTGCGCAAGGGCACGCCCGTCGTCGTGACGGGGCGCCTCGCGGTCGAGGAGTACGAGGTGCGCAAGCAGGAGAAGGGGCCCGACGGCGAGGCCGTCGAGGTGCGTCAGCCGCGCTGGGCGCAGGTGATCGAGAACGCGTCGGTCGGTGTCGACCTGTCGCGCGGTGTCGCCCGGTTCACCCGGACCGTGCACACCGACGTCGTGCCCGGTGGGGCGCCGGCTGCTGCCGGCGGGCCGGGCGCACCCGGCGGACCCGGGGCGCACGGTGGGGCCGGCGCGGAGCGCGGTCCGTCGTGGGAGGTGCCGGGGGAGTCGGCGGCGCCGGACGGGGCCGAGCTGGAGGACGAGGAGCAGGTGGAGTCGGACGCGCGGGAGACCGTCGGCGTCTGA
- the ettA gene encoding energy-dependent translational throttle protein EttA translates to MAEFIYTMYKARKAHGDKVILDNVSLNFLPGAKIGVVGPNGAGKSTILKIMAGLDTPSNGEARLSPGYSVGILQQEPPLNEEKTVLGNIEEAVAGIKAKVDRFNEISTLMAEPDADFDALLAEMGELQEAIDHADAWELDSQLEQAMDALRCPPPDADVTVLSGGERRRVALCKLLLEKPDLLLLDEPTNHLDAESVLWLEQHLATYPGAVLAVTHDRYFLDHVAEWICEVDRGRLYPYEGNYSTYLEKKGERLQVQGKKDAKLAKRLKDELEWVRSNAKGRQAKSKARLARYEEMASEAERTRKLDFEEIQIPAGPRLGSTVLEAKDLKKGFGERVLIDGLSFTLPRNGIVGVIGPNGVGKSTLFKTIVGLEPLDDGELKVGETVSISYVDQSRGGLDPKKTLFEVVSDGLDYMKVGNVEIPSRAYVASFGFKGPDQQKPAGVLSGGERNRLNLALTLKQGGNLLLLDEPTNDLDVETLGSLENALLEFPGCAVVVSHDRWFLDRVATHILAYEGTEENPASWYWFEGNFASYEENKVARLGAEAARPHRVTYRKLTRD, encoded by the coding sequence GTGGCTGAGTTCATCTACACCATGTACAAGGCGCGCAAGGCGCACGGCGACAAGGTCATCCTCGACAACGTGTCGCTGAACTTCCTGCCCGGCGCGAAGATCGGCGTCGTCGGCCCGAACGGTGCCGGCAAGTCGACGATCCTCAAGATCATGGCGGGTCTCGACACGCCCTCGAACGGTGAGGCGCGGCTCTCGCCGGGGTACAGCGTCGGCATCCTGCAGCAGGAGCCGCCGCTGAACGAGGAGAAGACCGTCCTCGGCAACATCGAGGAGGCCGTGGCCGGCATCAAGGCCAAGGTCGACCGGTTCAACGAGATCAGCACCCTGATGGCCGAGCCCGACGCCGACTTCGACGCGCTGCTGGCCGAGATGGGCGAGCTGCAGGAGGCCATCGACCACGCCGACGCGTGGGAGCTCGACTCCCAGCTCGAGCAGGCGATGGACGCGCTGCGCTGCCCGCCGCCGGACGCCGACGTGACGGTCCTCTCGGGTGGTGAGCGCCGCCGCGTGGCGCTGTGCAAGCTGCTGCTGGAGAAGCCGGACCTGCTGCTGCTCGACGAGCCCACCAACCACCTGGACGCCGAGTCGGTGCTGTGGCTCGAGCAGCACCTGGCCACGTACCCGGGTGCCGTCCTGGCCGTCACGCACGACCGATACTTCCTCGACCACGTCGCGGAGTGGATCTGCGAGGTCGACCGCGGCCGCCTGTACCCGTACGAGGGCAACTACTCCACGTACCTGGAGAAGAAGGGCGAGCGTCTGCAGGTCCAGGGCAAGAAGGACGCCAAGCTCGCCAAGCGCCTCAAGGACGAGCTCGAGTGGGTGCGCTCCAACGCCAAGGGCCGTCAGGCCAAGTCGAAGGCGCGTCTGGCCCGCTACGAGGAGATGGCGTCGGAGGCGGAGCGGACCCGCAAGCTCGACTTCGAGGAGATCCAGATCCCCGCGGGCCCGCGCCTGGGCTCCACGGTGCTGGAGGCCAAGGACCTCAAGAAGGGCTTCGGCGAGCGCGTCCTCATCGACGGGCTGAGCTTCACGCTGCCGCGCAACGGCATCGTCGGCGTCATCGGCCCGAACGGCGTCGGCAAGTCGACGCTGTTCAAGACGATCGTGGGTCTCGAGCCACTCGACGACGGCGAGCTCAAGGTCGGCGAGACCGTGTCGATCTCGTACGTCGACCAGTCGCGCGGCGGCCTGGACCCGAAGAAGACGCTCTTCGAGGTCGTGTCCGACGGGCTCGACTACATGAAGGTCGGCAACGTCGAGATCCCCTCGCGCGCCTACGTGGCCTCGTTCGGGTTCAAGGGCCCGGACCAGCAGAAGCCGGCCGGCGTCCTCTCGGGCGGCGAGCGCAACCGCCTCAACCTCGCGCTCACGCTCAAGCAGGGCGGCAACCTGCTGCTGCTCGACGAGCCCACCAACGACCTCGACGTCGAGACCCTCGGCTCGCTGGAGAACGCCCTGCTGGAGTTCCCCGGCTGCGCCGTCGTCGTCTCCCACGACCGGTGGTTCCTCGACCGCGTGGCGACGCACATCCTCGCCTACGAGGGCACCGAGGAGAACCCGGCGAGCTGGTACTGGTTCGAGGGCAACTTCGCCTCGTACGAGGAGAACAAGGTCGCGCGCCTGGGTGCCGAGGCCGCCCGCCCGCACCGCGTCACGTACCGCAAGCTGACGCGCGACTGA